DNA sequence from the Rattus rattus isolate New Zealand chromosome 2, Rrattus_CSIRO_v1, whole genome shotgun sequence genome:
tctCACATCCATGTAGTACAACCTCATCAGTAGGTTTGACATAGACAACATCATTATTGCAACGTGTGTTCTACATTgtcatatatttgatttttaaattttgaaatgatGCTAGACTGAATTAAGAGCATGCTGTTGGataatttgttttatcttttagtttatttGTGGGATATTTTAAACTTAACTGTTGTGCTTATGATGAACCACACGTGCATTTTTGAAATGAAGTCATTTTGGCACAGGGACCGATATTTTAGTTGTGTGACTGACTTGTATTGGTAGATATTTAGTCAAGAATTATTTTAGGCATGTCCTTAATGATCAATGAGATCTAATtagtttttttctgttctatttcATTATGTTGTCCCCTTCCCATTTTTATAGCTGTGCTCTGTTGATGTATAtaacagagttttttttttttttttgcatacatCCCCCTAGGGAGGGCATAAAGGGACGtctattttctgttgttgttgttgttgttgttgtttttaatcattttatttgtttatagttTAAATGTTATGACCCTTCCTGGTCATACAAACACTGCTCCACAACCACCTCCACTTTCCCTCTAAGAGAGTTTCCTCCATCTACACTCCCACTGCCACCTTAACCCTCTAACATCTCCATTCTCTGTGGCATCGATCCTCCACAGGACACgggattaaaatgtaaatttttaataaacCAATAATTCTACCAGTGGCCATATTGATGTGAATTGCCTGTGCTGTTATCTGTAGTCTTGGTGCAGTTTAGTCATTACTATTACCAAGGTACATATCTGGGTCTATAGTCCTATGGCACCCAGAGTCTTTGCTAatacctgttttgtttgtttttttttgtttttttttgttgttgttttgttttgttttgttttcgctAATGTCTCTACAGGTATATGTGGTCACTGATGTCACAATATATATGTGGAGTTTTGAGATTCTACAGCCAATGCTGTCTTTATTGATGTCCATGAACTATGTGTGATACAACCAAATGCCATGTGGATGCCCTAAGGCTGGGTTGTTAGCTTGTCTTATGCTATGGTACATGGGATCTACTGTTGCCTAGAGCCACATTGAACTGATTGAACTTCATTGTCATAGAGGCAAGGGAGATGTCAGAATCCATGGTGCTCTGGATGGCTCTGTCTGGTCTATGGTCCTACTGTATCAGTGTCTATGTTGATTTCTGTGGAACATGTTATTACTAAAGATTTGGGAATTTTCATGGTTTGGACTGCAGCATGGAACCACGTACATGGGCTGTGCTGACTCTGAGGACATTGTCTATGTCTGTGTCCCTGCTGCATATAAGACCCAGGATTTTTGTCTCTTCTAACACTATAAAGGAAGAAGTAGGGgatgggaaagaagggaaggatagGAGAAAGAATAGAAGCAGAGGACCAGGTGTAAATGGTTATTATTATGTAAAGTGAATAGGTGAATGTAAGAATTAACTACATTTGAAAATGATTGAGGCTAGTAGAACCTGCTTTTACCAGAGCAAGACTTTCTATGAACAGGGGTCTCTCCTGCAGCTTTCATATCTGCTCCTTGTTCCACAATTAACTTTACCAAAAATTGGTGAAGCACTATTTCATTTCAAAAGCTGAGTATTTGCTATTTCAAAGTTGCTATTGATATGCTTCTAACTAGACAGGTTTCTACCCTTCCCACATTATTTTAGCTATATGCAGCTGCAATTTTATGGATATACTTTTGATACATAGAGTGTGTTCTTCTTGACTTGTTcccattcattttaaatttgacCTTTAATAATACTTTGTTGTTCACCTATGAGTTTCATTTTTACCTTGTTGTATGATTTGTCATAGTTAGAGTTGTCTACTGttcatgtctttttcttcatGTCTTGCCATCCTGTCCTCACTTTGGAGCATGACTTCTGGGAGACTATTCACTGAgatatttatttggtttatttgttttttctatatacacacacacacacacacatatatatatatatatatatatatatatatacatacatacatacatatatatgtatgtatatgaatttttattttataattttacagaataCCTATGCCATTTCTGTACTCAGTGTCTCATAATATTATAGTTTGACACTTTCATAGCATTCTACTAGAGGTGATTATTTCCCTCTgattttttaaaccattttttaatcattcttttatttattgtttagttCCTTAGTGAACCTATATCCACTTAAATTTATGATTCTGATCTTGGGAATATTAACATGATgtcttcacatttttatttattagatttcacaatgtattttaaatatatatgagtagaacactgttttcatttttaaaaaatatattcttccaGTGAATATGTTTATAAGGCTCATGTGTGGTATGGTTAGAACACATGTGATATTTCAATGCTACACTCCAAATGGATACTcagttctgtaactttattttcaGCTCCTATGTTTTTTTCCCTAACAGTGGAACTGAGGAAAGAATAAAGACTTTAAATTTCATACTGTCAGAGCAACATGAGTTATTACTTCAAATGAAACAGGGCAATTTGAATatgacaaaaaccaaactaaacacaACAGAATTCTTACCTGTACTATACCTAGCATGCATATGAgacatttaattttcaaatttccttCAAAGCAAGTTTTTATTACTAATAATTTCTCTGTATATAGAGAAGGCAACTAGGCACAGACAGCGTTATTTGAAAGACTTATGCAGGAATGAACAAGACCAGACAAGTTTACTTCAGTGAGCATCCATATTTAAAACTTATGATTCAGGCCTGGAGATATGtccaaattctcaaaaaaaaatattactcaTGAAAAGAACCCATGTTTGATTTCCAGTAACACTGAATGGCATGAAGCTCTTGAAAATGGCCTGAGATTTGAATAACTCTTCATCTATCCATATGCACTGCACATATAGGTGtttcaaagatatatatatatgtatatatatatatatatatacatatatatatgcagaaaaatcacccatacaaaaataataatgaaacagaaaaaacccacaaattctGGTTCAGGGAGTATCTAAATTTCTTACAAAATGTTAATGTATGGTTAGCTAGTGTTGTTGAAAATTTAAGACTAGTTATTAAACAGGCTTAAAAGTTATATAAAAGTCGTCGATATGGTTATGATGAATTTAGTTTGTCCTTGCAAAGAACTGGAAGATTTAAACATCCTTTTACAGAGTTTACCATAAGACTGGACatcactggaaaagaagaagtcaaaatatcacaatttgcagatgatatgacagtatatttaagtgatcccaaaagctccacgagagaactactaaagctgataaacaacttcagcaaagtggctgggtataaaattaactcaaataaatcagttgccttcctctacacaaaagagaaacaagccgagaaagaaattagggaaaagacacccttcataatagacccaaaaatataaagtacctcggtgtgactttaaccaagcaagtaaaagatctgtaaaataagaacttcaagactctgaagaaagaaattgaagaagacctcagaaggtggaaagatctctccatgctcatggattggcaggattaatatagtaaaaatggtcattttaccaaaagcgatctacagattcaatgcaatccccatcaaaataccaatccaattcttcaaagagttagacagaacaatttgcaaattcatctggaataacaaaaaacccaggatggctaaaactatcttcaacaataaaaggacttcagggggaatcactatccctgaactcaagctgcatggtattggtacagagacagacagatagaccgatggaacagaattgaagatccagaaatgaacccacacacctatggtcacttgatttttgacaaaggagccaaaaccatccaatggaaaaagatagcattttcagcaaatggtgctggttcaactggaggtcaacatgtagaagaatgcagatcgatccatgcttatcaccctgtacaaaagcttaagtccaagtggatcaaggacctccacatcaaaccagatacactcaaactaatagaagaaaaactagggcagcatctcgaacacatgggcactggaaaaaatttcctgaacaaaacaccaatggcttatgttctaagatcaagaattgaaaaatggaggggttggggatttagctcagcggtagagcacttgcctagcatgcgcaaggccctgggttcgatccccagctccgaaaaaaaaaagaattgaaaaatgggatctcataaaactgcaaagcttctgtaaggcaaaggacactgtggttaggacaaaacagcaaccaacagattgggaaaagatctttaccaatcctgcaacagatagagggcttatatccaaaatatacaaagaactcaagaagttagaccgcagggagacaaataaccctattaaaaaatggggttcagagctaaacaaagaattcacagctgaggaatgccgattggctgagaaacacctaaagaaatgttcaacatcttagtcataagggaaatgcaaatcaaaacaaccctgagatttcactcacaccagtgagaatggctaagataaaaaaaaactcaggtgacagcagatgctgcgaggatgtggagaaagaggaacactcctccattgttggtgggattgcagactggtacaaccattctggaaatcagtctggaggttcctcagataattggacattgaactacctgaggatccagctataagtctcttgggcatatactcaaaagatgccccaacatataacaaagacacatgctccactatgttcatctcagccttatttataatagccagaagctggaaagaacccagatgcccttcaacagaggaatggacacagaaaaagtggtacatctacacaatggaatattactcagctttcaaaaacaatgcctttatgaaattcataggcaaatggttggaactggaaaatacaatcctgagtgaggtaacccaatcacagaaaaacacacatgatatgcactcattgataagtggctattagcccaaatgcttgaattaccctagatgcatagaacacatgaaacacaagacggatgatcaaaatttgaatgcttcactccttctttaaaaggggaacaagaatacccttggcagggaatagagaggcaaagattaaaacagagacagaaggaatacccattcagagtctgccccacatgtggcccatacatatacaaccacccaattagacaagatggatgaagcaaagaagtgcaggctgacgagaaccggatgtaaatctctcctgagagacccagccagaatacagcaaatacagaggcgaatgccagcagccaaccactgaactgagaacaggacccctgctaaaggaatcagagaaagaactggaagagcttgaaggtgcttgagaccccatatgaacaacaatgccaaccaaccagagcttccagggcctaagcccCTAcctagactatacatggactgactgtgactctgacctcataggtagcaatgaatatcctagtaagatcaccagtggaaggggaagcccttgatcctgctaagactgaacccccagtgaacgtgattgttggggggagggcggcaatgggggggatgatggggaggggaacacccataaagaaggggagtgggagggcttagggggatgttggcccagaaaccgggaaagggaataacactggaaatgtaaataagaaatactcaagttaataaaaaaaataaaaaaaagaaagattcgtcctgaaaaaaaaagaggtttataATTTTCCAAACAACACAGGGTAGTGTGGGTTGTTATTTATATGCACGTGAGGTCAAGCCCAAGCTAAGACAaggtctgtgattgggcaatgaaaAATAAAGGCAGGGGCATAGTTTTTGAAAGGCAGAAGAGTGAggagataaaggaaaagaaacaaagagggggaggagaagaatgaACCAGCCCCGTGTGGATTTaatagccacaggtagttatgaatatcttataagggatggattattaccaGACAATTTGTTGTGTctgggtgggcagtttatatcagtaTCAATTGGCTGAGTTtgttgtgtggacattttgtggggcgagaatttactgatataaaatcttattgataaaaaaataaagagaacaaactAACAATCAGTTTGAATTGATTTGATATCACGTGTACTCAATTTTCACATCCTGTACTAATAGCTGGAAATCAGAAATTATGTAGTGATTGTGTAAAATTTGCTGACAATATCAAATAGAGAAGTTGAAAtgaattttctataatttatcaTAAATGTTGATAgcaaacacatatttttattggttgaTAAACAATGATGTTGTTTTCTGGCTCAGCTGGAATAATTGGAGTGAGTGACTTAATCCCTTGTAAAACCATTAAAGatttttgtaaaaaaagaaaaaaaagactggacATCACCCCGTAGTAGTAATAATTGGGACTAATAGAACATAATAGAATATTGCTCattataatgaatataatatCACACTGTTTTATAAAAGTTAAGTTAGTATTAAATGCAGGAAAAAAGTTTTGATATCATACAAATATATTGTATGCATGTTGGAAATCCTCAATGAATTATTAAAAAGTTACCTAAAACATGAAAAACTAAACATAGTTTAAGATGCTAAAAATTAGTTTCTCACCATTTTTAAGGAAGGTTGGATGCACACATTTGTCAGTACAATTTAAATTAGTACAATTTCTGAACTTACCTGTGTACTTCCTTTTGCCCACTTGATTATATCTTCAGATAAACGTAGCTGTTGACCTTTTGGAAAATATGGACTAAACATTCCTATTTTAACTTTAAGTCCAAGGCTCTGTGGGAAATTCCAAATGTAGAAAATGTCATACTCTtccttcaatttgtttctttggttCATATTCACTCTGTCTCCAACAGGATTAGTGAAGGGGGTCTTCCTCAAAAAGGAACACAGCTGAAAGACATGCAACATACTATAGAGTATACTTTCTTTGTTATagcaagaaaatatatttttgtttcattttaaaggcTACTTTATTGACAATATGCAGGTGAATTTTTTCAGTGAAATTAAAGAGATGTACAAATGATAATGTTCTTGTTATTTTAGTTCTCTAAGAGGACATTATCAATCAAGCATAAGCATGCATATAGACAGCAAATATGTGCgtaatatgaaaataaagacacatgAAACAGACAGAGTTGTGTCCATGAGAGATACACAAATAGTAGAATCACACAGTTATttacaaaaacatacacatacatggccAACCACAGATGTGAAAATACagctgcacacagagacagaatattCATCTAAATGTCAAACagatacacaaaaacacatactcaggtatacacagagagagaaacacatgaaCAAAGATATATTCATAGGTAGATGTGGACATGTACTGACACCCACACAAAGTGACTctaacacacacaaaattttatgatctcacacacagacaaaaagaaaaatgtgaaagaacatacacaaaaacacacaaaatgcacaGGTACATGCAGACATGTGTATGAATAATTATATACAGGAATATAAATATTGATGAAATCtagcatacagaaaataaatggaaacaaactTATGTTAACTgtcatatatagatagatagaaggtTAAAAAAACTATAAACAATCCATCTCTCTGTATATCTTCATATATTTCTCTAtatatctttctgtatttctccTACTATAtgtatatcatctatatctaaatataggtataggtatagatattcacacagacataaagattcacagaaaaataaaaatatgcaatgagaaatatacattcacacacatgaccACAAAGGAATGCAATGAGTTGAATACTAGCACTATTTTATGTCTAGGTTCTCTCAGACACCAAGTGAATCCACAGCCTAGATTGTAACATCATGTTTTGGGAACTCTAATTAAAGCCATCCCCTTCAGTGATAAGAATCTATTTGAGAATTAATGAACAAGAATTAATCATTGAGAGGACTCTTGTGGATGGGATGGACTCTATATGTTTTCTGTATTAACACATATATGATGATATTCAGGTAATTTGTAACAGATACAAAGTCTATAACAACACATTATGCCTTCAAATCCAGTCTCTTAATATTACAGGTATATACCAATATCTAGATTTACTTTCTCAGtaaaaattatttgcattttggaaatattttctagcACACTTGGATTTGGTTTCTATTGGTTTCTTAAAACTATGGcatttataaaactaaatatCATGTAAGAGTAGAAACACTACCTTCTTGCATCTATAATTGTAATCTTTGACATTGTTTTTGGGCATATTATTAAACTTTTGAAAAGTCATCTCATGGAGTGCATGGGCAAAAGCATATACAGCATTGTATATGTCATAACTCCATTCAATAAAGGCCATGTCAAAAGTATGTATCATAAGCCATTCCAGTGAGTGATTAGATGAACAGTTTTTCAGTGTCTTACACTTAGATGCTGAGACTTCACAGTTAAAGTTCATCCACTGCAGCTTTACCAGAAATTCATCTGAGTATTTGACAGGGTTCAATGTctgaacaaaatttttaaaaccagaaatctCACCATGGTGTTGCCCCAAAGCAAAACTGCCATATAAGTTATCAAATGTGAAGTCTTTCTTACTATGAGTGAGAGCCCACTTTGAGGTGGTAACCCATACTCTCTGTAGGCCTCGAGATTCCCACATTCTAAAACTCACAGCTAAAGTACTGTCTGTGTCACCATAAATGATAACAACATTTGTGGATGATGTCATGATTTGGTTGTAATGCATTTCAGCTCTTGACATGTATAAATGCATATTCACTGGGATCATGTTGATAAATGCAAAGCAGACTGAActtttttccatctctcttctcaaataggagagaaattggGTACCTTGATCATTGTCTGAGATGGCCAACCCTACCCAGTTCCAACCGAAATGAATTATGAAGGAGACCAGAGCAAGGGCTAGAGGTGTATCATCAGAGGCCATCTGATATAGATATGGAAATTTTTCATTATCCCTCAAGACAGGATGAAAGGGTCCATAAGTAAGCTGAAGGAACTAGAACATAGGAAGGAGCATGAGACAAAATGAATTCTTAGAACTTGTAAACATGTTTTTCCTGCACAGTTCTAGAAATCTCAACTATCTATTATTTCctccctcatttttattttatataagggaAAGTGGAACCTATGTCATTCTCTGAAATATTACCCTTGATCTACATAGATTATCCCAAGCTTAGTAAGGTCATGCTGGCACAGATATATGATTTCATGATTGAATTCCTACCAAtaattgtatgtgtgcacacaccacacacacacacacacacacacacacacacacacacacacacgtgtgctaCTTACCTGCTGAGATATGAAGTTGTTTAGGATTGTATGAAGTTTAAGGGTCGATGTCCAATTTAGTCCTGTAAGTGCCATTGGACACTTGTTGAATTCCTTACAGCTATAATTAGGCAGAATATTGTGAGTTTGTAAACTCTTATGAatgacaccatttaattgggattCCCAATCACAAGTGTCTCTTGAGAATGCAAATATTAGAGACATATTTGGCAAAATATCAGGGTTCCTGTTGATTTCATATATAGAAAAAGCCAAAGCCAGAGCATACTTGAGGTTTTCAGAAGGTGTTCTGTAAAAGGTTACAGTGTTTTCAATTGTCAGATATTTAGAGAAATCATTTGCAGTCAACAAAAGGACAATCCTGCTCTAGATTGTTTTGTCCACATAAATATTGAAACAATCTGTATAATATTGTTGAGATGAAAATAGAAGCTCAAAGTTTATAAAATCTTGAAATATTCATGAAAGGTCATTTCTCATAAATGAGATGTCATCACTATTACTAATAGCATCACTTTTCAATTAGTGCAATTGCATCCCTTAGAGTCAATACCATACATTGTTTCTTTATTctaaagagagaattaaaaaaagaataacctGGACTTTGTAAAACCTTAAATGCAATGAATTTGTATAGATCAAAATATGAAATTCACATTGGACAGATCCCTTAGTTAAATTGTTGATGCTGCCTCAGTACATAATTAGGCACCACATGGAGGAAATTTAAGAACGTAActgaatataacacacacacacacacatatatatatatatatatatatatatatatacatatatatatatatatatatggagagagagagagagagagagagagagagagagagagagagagagagagagagaaagaaggcccACAGCTAGGTATGTCTTGAACATTCATGGCCCCAGAACATGTACTAGAAACTACACTCTGATGGAAGGAATATCAGCAGACTCTATGGCCCTTTGCCTAAACACACTTAAGATAAGTCAAAGAAAATTTACAGGGACTCTTTCAGTAAGACACCATTGCCTACTATGGTATGGAACCTGTCTAGGATAGAGATTTATGAGGCAAATAAAGGTCCAGATTTGTCATATTTTTCAGCTTTCATTCCTGTAATTGTGAGGCTGATAGAAAGAAATATACTCTATGTAAATTTAAAGTGGTAATATAGCATTAAGTCTCTAATAGAattttgaatgctttttttttgcAGTGTGAAAACAGTACAAATGTCTCAAAGTTTTGCTTTGCTCCTAATCCTCAGTAGTCTTCAGAAATATTTATGATGACCTTTACATGTGAGACACAAAAGCACTTACTGTGTATTGAAAATATGACTGAAATACTCTTTCTCCACAGGCCATTTTACTGATTCAATAAAGAAGGTACAACCTGTTCCCGGGCTTCTAATCTTGTGTTCATTCTGCTTCATTCTCCAAAAGCACCTGGGATGAAAAAAATCAGCCACTAGAAGTGGAACATTTAGggataataaaagtaaaatcatgATGAACATATTTTCTTGCTCTGAATCTAGGCAATATGGATAGAGAAGTGCCACACAGAGCAGTAAATCTAACAGGTACTAATATATCCCCATATACTATTATCACTGTTGCCAAGGGAGATGTTACATATGTattcatgtttccttttttagAGGTGTTTCATCACCCCTGGAGGAATCATTGACACGCTCTCCTGAGAAGCTTCATCTGATGTCCACTGTGCATATGATAAACTTGTTTGATAAATATAGATGAAGATCATATTGCTAGATAAATGGCATCATATGTGCTTGTGGAAATGAAAGTCCCTGGAAAGTCTCAACTTTGAGAAAATTTGATCCCAGGACTGTTTCAAAATCTGTTTATATAAACACCTTAAATAATGTCAATGGATATTCTTAGTTGATCTATGTTGAGACCTGCTTTCATGGTTCATGTAGGATGCACAAGGCCTGAGGTCAAGGTTCCATACTGGCCATTGTGTCACAAATCTCCAGAGAAGGAAAACCAGCCTCATCTTTAAAGTACTGGATATCTACTTAGAATGCAGTATGCGCAATACTACAGCATTGACAGGTACAGAATAtctaaaaaaatatgtatttacattatattgaaaaataaaattattgacaATATAGAAATGTACTTATACCTGCTGTATTCTAACCTATCCAGATcagcagaaaaacaaattttacttatgtatatttctatttttattaaactcaTTCTATCATAATTTTAAAACCCATTTACAAAATTCTACTGTattgttagaattttattttcttccaatatATATCATGAAGggtaatgtgatttttttaattttaagtattttctttatttacattctagtcaTGAAGCCCCTGTGGGTTCTCTGGCATTTTACATAGTCAGCAACATTCAAATAGAATGTTAAATCTGTGCACTCATTTCAAACACTATTTAAGACCTAGCTCTCACATATCCAATAAATATCAATGATAAATTAACCTGaatatttatttgagttataAAACATTACCTTCAAATCTGACCCTCAGTTTTCACAGATCAAAACCTTGTTTAGAgctatttcttttactttttatttgattttctacaATGATTTTTCTAATATTACATTCCAGTAGCTGCTTTGAAGAATTCTTACAATtagtgttttagaaaaaaatagtgCTTTCCAGTTTacacctgtgcctggagcagaGCCTTTTTTCTGGATCCCCACATACCCTTGATACATCCCAATTGTAGCTCAACTCCCCAGTGTGTTGTCACACATCCAAGATCACAGGTGTACATTAAACCCCATCCTAAAACATAACATAACATGGTTCCCCAGTACCCCAATACACAGACACCTTACTTAGCCAGAGAGCCATGCATCATCAACTTTGCATCTCTGTCAGGAGCAGAGCCTCTGTGCtgcattcccacccacccaatccaTATCCTAGTTGCAGTTCAACCCACAGTtgttctgacacatccaggattaCAGGATCATAGGCTGACAGGAGGAACAGGATCTAGTCAGAGAAAGTAAGGATGGTTAAGGCCAGAGATAACTATATGATATGAtgcaagcacaaaaacataagcaacaggAACCAATACTACTtagcaacatcagaacccagttgtccAACTGCAGCAAGCCATACATACACCAACACATCTGTAAAGCAAGAATTAAGATCTAAATTCTcttttcatgaagatgatagaggatgttaggaaagacataaataacttccttaacaAAATATAGtagaatacaggtaaacaagtagaagcacttaaagagaaaaaaacataaatcccttaaagaaatagaggagaacacaatcaaacaggtgaaggaagtgaATAAAACCTTCCAGGATctataaacagaaatataaacattaaataaaacataaagggagacagccctggagatggaaaacctaagagAGGAGGCATCTAAGATATAAGaagcacaaacagaatacaatCTATGGAAATGAGAATTCCAGGTAGAAGATATCATACACACCaatcaagaaacatataaaaagcaaaatgctTCTAATTCAAAACATTCTAGAATTATAGACACAATGAAAAGTcagaacctaagaataatagctgtagaagagagtaaagataaACAATTCAAAGGCCCagcaagcatcttcaacaaaattataaaagaaaacttccctaacctaacaAAAAACATGCCCATGAAtaaaaaagaagcctacagaacaccaaacagattggacataaaaaaaaatctcccatcacataataattaaaacaacatgtgcacagaagaaagaaagaatattaaaggtggtaagggaaaaatgtcaagtaacttataaaggcagacctacaaGAA
Encoded proteins:
- the LOC116892782 gene encoding vomeronasal type-2 receptor 116-like; the protein is MFIMILLLLSLNVPLLVADFFHPRCFWRMKQNEHKIRSPGTGCTFFIESVKWPVEKEYFSHIFNTQTPSENLKYALALAFSIYEINRNPDILPNMSLIFAFSRDTCDWESQLNGVIHKSLQTHNILPNYSCKEFNKCPMALTGLNWKFLQLTYGPFHPVLRDNEKFPYLYQMASDDTPLALALVSFIIHFGWNWVGLAISDNDQGTQFLSYLRREMEKSSVCFAFINMIPVNMHLYMSRAEMHYNQIMTSSTNVVIIYGDTDSTLAVSFRMWESRGLQRVWVTTSKWALTHSKKDFTFDNLYGSFALGQHHGEISGFKNFVQTLNPVKYSDEFLVKLQWMNFNCEVSASKCKTLKNCSSNHSLEWLMIHTFDMAFIEWSYDIYNAVYAFAHALHEMTFQKFNNMPKNNVKDYNYRCKKLCSFLRKTPFTNPVGDRVNMNQRNKLKEEYDIFYIWNFPQSLGLKVKIGMFSPYFPKGQQLRLSEDIIKWAKGSTQMPSSVCSDDCGPGFRKSGKEETAACCFHCKPCPENEISNETNVDSCVQCPEDEYANTAQNHCIPKTVLFLSYEEPLGMTLSLISLCFSAFTTVVLGVIVKHHRTPIVKANNRTLTYILLISLIFCFLCPLLFIGYPNSATCILQQVTFGVVFTVSVSTVLAKTLTVILAFKVTASQRMMKYFLVSRVSNYIIPICTFIQVIVCAVWLGASPPSVDIDAQSEQGYIIVVCHKGSVNAFYCVLGYLGTLAFGSFTLAFFSRNLPGTFNEAKSITFSMLVFCSVWVTFIPVYHSTKGKIMVAVEIFSTLSSSAGMLGCIFIPKCYTILFRPKQNSFEMIKVKSSPHAHIS